From Anopheles arabiensis isolate DONGOLA chromosome 3, AaraD3, whole genome shotgun sequence, a single genomic window includes:
- the LOC120900478 gene encoding gamma-aminobutyric acid type B receptor subunit 1 isoform X3, which produces MQKFGWSRVAILQQAEEVFISTVEDLETRCKDAGIEIVTRQSFLSDPTDAVRNLRRQDARIIVGLFYVVAARRVLCEMYKQQLYGRAYVWFFIGWYEDNWYEVNLKNENISCTKEQMKIAAEGHLTTEALMWNQNNQKTISGMSSEDFRKRLNAALIEEGYDINHNRYPEGYQEAPLAYDAVWSVALAFNKTMQRLTEQNSGKNLKDFTYTDKEIANAIYAAMNSTQFLGVSGVVAFSSQGDRIALTQIEQMIDGQYYKLGYYDTQADNLTWFDKEKWDGEKVPQDRTIVRRVLRTVSLPLFICMSTISSFGILVAVTLIVFNIWHRHRRVIQSSHPVCNTIMLFGVIICLVSVILLGIDGQFITAENYPKVCQARAWILSTGFTLAYGAMFSKVWRVHRFTTKTKTDPKKKVEPWKLYTMVSGLLAVDLVILLTWQMQDPLQRRLETFPLEDPISSNDDVKIRPELEHCESHNNSVWLGVIYGFKGLILVFGLFLAYETRSIKVKQINDSRYVGMSIYNVVVLCLITAPVAMVIASQQDASFAFVALAVIFCCFLSMLLIFVPKVIEVLRHPKDKVESKFSNDTGISKEDEERYQKLISENDDLQKLIAQKEDKIRLLKQRLTERENKNTAQPFNESANGTTAGGMQFNRSSSTALAQK; this is translated from the exons ATGCAGAAGTTTGGTTGGTCTAGAGTTGCCATCTTACAACAAGCAGAGGAAGTGTTTATATCG ACAGTGGAAGATTTAGAAACAAGATGTAAAGATGCTGGCATCGAAATAGTAACAAGACAATCATTCCTTTCTGATCCTACGGATGCAGTACGGAACTTACGGCGACAGGATGCTCGTATTATAGTGGGATTGTTTTATGTGGTTGCTGCACGTCGTGTACTATGTGAGATGTATAAACAACAGCTATACGGGAGAGCATACGTATGGTTTTTTATTG GGTGGTACGAGGATAACTGGTACGAGGTGAAcctgaaaaatgaaaacatttcatGCACTAAAGAACAAATGAAAATAGCTGCCGAAGGCCATTTGACCACTGAAGCACTAATGTGGAACCAGAACAATCAAAAAACAATCTCAGGAATGTCATCGGAAGATTTTCG GAAACGTTTGAATGCTGCATTGATTGAAGAGGGATATGACATCAACCATAACCGGTACCCAGAGGGATATCAAGAAGCTCCACTCGCCTACGATGCAGTATGGAGTGTGGCCCTTGCATTCAACAAGACGATGCAACGGCTTACCGAGCAAAACTCGGGAAAAAATCTTAAAGATTTTACATATACCGATAAGGAAATAGCGAACGCTATTTATGCCGCCATGAATTCCACACAATTTCTAGGCGTTTCA GGTGTGGTTGCCTTCAGCTCTCAAGGCGATCGAATTGCATTAACTCAGATTGAACAAATGATTGATGGCCAATATTACAAGTTGGGTTACTACGATACACAGGCTGATAATCTCACCTGGTTTGACAAGGAAAAGTGGGATGGAGAAAAG GTTCCACAGGATCGAACGATTGTACGAAGGGTTTTAAGAACAGTTTCATTGCCACTGTTTATCTGTATGAGTACAATATCGAGTTTTGGCATATTAGTGGCGGTAACTCTGATTGTGTTCAACATTTGGCACAGACATCGAAG GGTTATTCAGTCGTCACATCCAGTTTGCAATACTATCATGCTGTTTGGTGTTATTATATGCCTCGTTTCTGTCATTTTGCTTGGTATTGATGGACAATTTATAACCGCTGAAAACTACCCTAAG gTATGCCAAGCACGAGCATGGATTCTCTCTACCGGTTTCACCTTAGCGTATGGAGCAATGTTTAGCAAAGTTTGGCGTGTGCATCGCTTTACAACGAAAACTAAAACAGACCCTAAG AAAAAAGTAGAGCCGTGGAAACTTTATACTATGGTATCGGGACTTTTGGCAGTGGACTTGGTGATACTACTCACCTGGCAAATGCAGGATCCTCTTCAAAGACGACTGGAAACATTTCCACTGGAAGATCCGATTTCATCTAATGATGACGTTAAAATACGACCGGAGCTGGAACACTGCGAGAGTCATAATAATTCAGTCTGGTTAG ggGTTATATATGGATTCAAAGGATTAATACTGGTGTTTGGACTATTCTTGGCATATGAAACACGTTCCATTAAAGTGAAGCAGATAAACGATTCTCGCTACGTAGGAATGAGCATTTACAACGTTGTAGTGCTATGTCTAATAACTGCCCCTGTTGCCATGGTGATAGCTTCGCAACAAGATGCTTCCTTTGCGTTTGTTGCATTAGCTGTCatattttgctgttttctcAGCATGTTACTCATATTCGTTCCGAAG GTGATAGAAGTATTGCGACATCCAAAGGATAAGGTCGAATCCAAATTCAGCAATGATACTGGAATTTCAAAGGAAGATGAGGAACGAtaccaaaaattaatttccgaAAATGATGATTTACAGAAATTGATAGCTCAA
- the LOC120900478 gene encoding gamma-aminobutyric acid type B receptor subunit 1 isoform X2, whose product MKYKTSSPYKGCFNTTDNSVEYFWKNSSVFYLIILILFISSVNGANQLHIGGIFPIAGKGGWQGGQACMPAAKLALQDVNENPDLLPGFNLTLHSNDSECEPGLGASVMYNLLYNSPQKLMLLAGCSTVCTTVAEAAKMWNLVVLCYGASSPALSDRSRFPTLFRTHPSATVHNPTRIKLMQKFGWSRVAILQQAEEVFISTVEDLETRCKDAGIEIVTRQSFLSDPTDAVRNLRRQDARIIVGLFYVVAARRVLCEMYKQQLYGRAYVWFFIGWYEDNWYEVNLKNENISCTKEQMKIAAEGHLTTEALMWNQNNQKTISGMSSEDFRKRLNAALIEEGYDINHNRYPEGYQEAPLAYDAVWSVALAFNKTMQRLTEQNSGKNLKDFTYTDKEIANAIYAAMNSTQFLGVSGVVAFSSQGDRIALTQIEQMIDGQYYKLGYYDTQADNLTWFDKEKWDGEKVPQDRTIVRRVLRTVSLPLFICMSTISSFGILVAVTLIVFNIWHRHRRVIQSSHPVCNTIMLFGVIICLVSVILLGIDGQFITAENYPKVCQARAWILSTGFTLAYGAMFSKVWRVHRFTTKTKTDPKKKVEPWKLYTMVSGLLAVDLVILLTWQMQDPLQRRLETFPLEDPISSNDDVKIRPELEHCESHNNSVWLERRQNTTAQAATNRTGK is encoded by the exons ATGAAATATAAAACATCAAGCCCTTACAAGGGATGTTTTAACACAACAGATAATAGT GTTGAATATTTCTGGAAAAATTCATCAGTGTTTTATCTAATAATTTTGATACTATTTATCAGTAGCGTGAATGGAGCTAATCAGTTGCATATAGGTGGCATCTTTCCTATAGCAGGAAAGGGTGGTTGGCAAGGAGGACAAGCCTGCATGCCAGCCGCCAAGCTTGCTTTACAGGACGTGAATGAAAATCCGGATCTCTTGCCAGGATTTAACTTAACACTACACAGCAACGACAGTGAG TGTGAACCAGGCTTGGGAGCAAGCGTCATGTATAATTTACTGTACAACTCCCCTCAAAAACTCATGCTATTGGCAGGGTGTAGCACTGTCTGCACTACTGTGGCGGAGGCAGCCAAAATGTGGAATTTGGTAGTG CTATGCTACGGTGCTTCCAGTCCAGCTCTATCCGATCGAAGTCGATTTCCAACACTCTTCAGAACACATCCATCTGCTACTGTACATAATCCCACTAGAATTAAGCTGATGCAGAAGTTTGGTTGGTCTAGAGTTGCCATCTTACAACAAGCAGAGGAAGTGTTTATATCG ACAGTGGAAGATTTAGAAACAAGATGTAAAGATGCTGGCATCGAAATAGTAACAAGACAATCATTCCTTTCTGATCCTACGGATGCAGTACGGAACTTACGGCGACAGGATGCTCGTATTATAGTGGGATTGTTTTATGTGGTTGCTGCACGTCGTGTACTATGTGAGATGTATAAACAACAGCTATACGGGAGAGCATACGTATGGTTTTTTATTG GGTGGTACGAGGATAACTGGTACGAGGTGAAcctgaaaaatgaaaacatttcatGCACTAAAGAACAAATGAAAATAGCTGCCGAAGGCCATTTGACCACTGAAGCACTAATGTGGAACCAGAACAATCAAAAAACAATCTCAGGAATGTCATCGGAAGATTTTCG GAAACGTTTGAATGCTGCATTGATTGAAGAGGGATATGACATCAACCATAACCGGTACCCAGAGGGATATCAAGAAGCTCCACTCGCCTACGATGCAGTATGGAGTGTGGCCCTTGCATTCAACAAGACGATGCAACGGCTTACCGAGCAAAACTCGGGAAAAAATCTTAAAGATTTTACATATACCGATAAGGAAATAGCGAACGCTATTTATGCCGCCATGAATTCCACACAATTTCTAGGCGTTTCA GGTGTGGTTGCCTTCAGCTCTCAAGGCGATCGAATTGCATTAACTCAGATTGAACAAATGATTGATGGCCAATATTACAAGTTGGGTTACTACGATACACAGGCTGATAATCTCACCTGGTTTGACAAGGAAAAGTGGGATGGAGAAAAG GTTCCACAGGATCGAACGATTGTACGAAGGGTTTTAAGAACAGTTTCATTGCCACTGTTTATCTGTATGAGTACAATATCGAGTTTTGGCATATTAGTGGCGGTAACTCTGATTGTGTTCAACATTTGGCACAGACATCGAAG GGTTATTCAGTCGTCACATCCAGTTTGCAATACTATCATGCTGTTTGGTGTTATTATATGCCTCGTTTCTGTCATTTTGCTTGGTATTGATGGACAATTTATAACCGCTGAAAACTACCCTAAG gTATGCCAAGCACGAGCATGGATTCTCTCTACCGGTTTCACCTTAGCGTATGGAGCAATGTTTAGCAAAGTTTGGCGTGTGCATCGCTTTACAACGAAAACTAAAACAGACCCTAAG AAAAAAGTAGAGCCGTGGAAACTTTATACTATGGTATCGGGACTTTTGGCAGTGGACTTGGTGATACTACTCACCTGGCAAATGCAGGATCCTCTTCAAAGACGACTGGAAACATTTCCACTGGAAGATCCGATTTCATCTAATGATGACGTTAAAATACGACCGGAGCTGGAACACTGCGAGAGTCATAATAATTCAGTCTGGTTAG
- the LOC120900478 gene encoding gamma-aminobutyric acid type B receptor subunit 1 isoform X1 produces the protein MKYKTSSPYKGCFNTTDNSVEYFWKNSSVFYLIILILFISSVNGANQLHIGGIFPIAGKGGWQGGQACMPAAKLALQDVNENPDLLPGFNLTLHSNDSECEPGLGASVMYNLLYNSPQKLMLLAGCSTVCTTVAEAAKMWNLVVLCYGASSPALSDRSRFPTLFRTHPSATVHNPTRIKLMQKFGWSRVAILQQAEEVFISTVEDLETRCKDAGIEIVTRQSFLSDPTDAVRNLRRQDARIIVGLFYVVAARRVLCEMYKQQLYGRAYVWFFIGWYEDNWYEVNLKNENISCTKEQMKIAAEGHLTTEALMWNQNNQKTISGMSSEDFRKRLNAALIEEGYDINHNRYPEGYQEAPLAYDAVWSVALAFNKTMQRLTEQNSGKNLKDFTYTDKEIANAIYAAMNSTQFLGVSGVVAFSSQGDRIALTQIEQMIDGQYYKLGYYDTQADNLTWFDKEKWDGEKVPQDRTIVRRVLRTVSLPLFICMSTISSFGILVAVTLIVFNIWHRHRRVIQSSHPVCNTIMLFGVIICLVSVILLGIDGQFITAENYPKVCQARAWILSTGFTLAYGAMFSKVWRVHRFTTKTKTDPKKKVEPWKLYTMVSGLLAVDLVILLTWQMQDPLQRRLETFPLEDPISSNDDVKIRPELEHCESHNNSVWLGVIYGFKGLILVFGLFLAYETRSIKVKQINDSRYVGMSIYNVVVLCLITAPVAMVIASQQDASFAFVALAVIFCCFLSMLLIFVPKVIEVLRHPKDKVESKFSNDTGISKEDEERYQKLISENDDLQKLIAQKEDKIRLLKQRLTERENKNTAQPFNESANGTTAGGMQFNRSSSTALAQK, from the exons ATGAAATATAAAACATCAAGCCCTTACAAGGGATGTTTTAACACAACAGATAATAGT GTTGAATATTTCTGGAAAAATTCATCAGTGTTTTATCTAATAATTTTGATACTATTTATCAGTAGCGTGAATGGAGCTAATCAGTTGCATATAGGTGGCATCTTTCCTATAGCAGGAAAGGGTGGTTGGCAAGGAGGACAAGCCTGCATGCCAGCCGCCAAGCTTGCTTTACAGGACGTGAATGAAAATCCGGATCTCTTGCCAGGATTTAACTTAACACTACACAGCAACGACAGTGAG TGTGAACCAGGCTTGGGAGCAAGCGTCATGTATAATTTACTGTACAACTCCCCTCAAAAACTCATGCTATTGGCAGGGTGTAGCACTGTCTGCACTACTGTGGCGGAGGCAGCCAAAATGTGGAATTTGGTAGTG CTATGCTACGGTGCTTCCAGTCCAGCTCTATCCGATCGAAGTCGATTTCCAACACTCTTCAGAACACATCCATCTGCTACTGTACATAATCCCACTAGAATTAAGCTGATGCAGAAGTTTGGTTGGTCTAGAGTTGCCATCTTACAACAAGCAGAGGAAGTGTTTATATCG ACAGTGGAAGATTTAGAAACAAGATGTAAAGATGCTGGCATCGAAATAGTAACAAGACAATCATTCCTTTCTGATCCTACGGATGCAGTACGGAACTTACGGCGACAGGATGCTCGTATTATAGTGGGATTGTTTTATGTGGTTGCTGCACGTCGTGTACTATGTGAGATGTATAAACAACAGCTATACGGGAGAGCATACGTATGGTTTTTTATTG GGTGGTACGAGGATAACTGGTACGAGGTGAAcctgaaaaatgaaaacatttcatGCACTAAAGAACAAATGAAAATAGCTGCCGAAGGCCATTTGACCACTGAAGCACTAATGTGGAACCAGAACAATCAAAAAACAATCTCAGGAATGTCATCGGAAGATTTTCG GAAACGTTTGAATGCTGCATTGATTGAAGAGGGATATGACATCAACCATAACCGGTACCCAGAGGGATATCAAGAAGCTCCACTCGCCTACGATGCAGTATGGAGTGTGGCCCTTGCATTCAACAAGACGATGCAACGGCTTACCGAGCAAAACTCGGGAAAAAATCTTAAAGATTTTACATATACCGATAAGGAAATAGCGAACGCTATTTATGCCGCCATGAATTCCACACAATTTCTAGGCGTTTCA GGTGTGGTTGCCTTCAGCTCTCAAGGCGATCGAATTGCATTAACTCAGATTGAACAAATGATTGATGGCCAATATTACAAGTTGGGTTACTACGATACACAGGCTGATAATCTCACCTGGTTTGACAAGGAAAAGTGGGATGGAGAAAAG GTTCCACAGGATCGAACGATTGTACGAAGGGTTTTAAGAACAGTTTCATTGCCACTGTTTATCTGTATGAGTACAATATCGAGTTTTGGCATATTAGTGGCGGTAACTCTGATTGTGTTCAACATTTGGCACAGACATCGAAG GGTTATTCAGTCGTCACATCCAGTTTGCAATACTATCATGCTGTTTGGTGTTATTATATGCCTCGTTTCTGTCATTTTGCTTGGTATTGATGGACAATTTATAACCGCTGAAAACTACCCTAAG gTATGCCAAGCACGAGCATGGATTCTCTCTACCGGTTTCACCTTAGCGTATGGAGCAATGTTTAGCAAAGTTTGGCGTGTGCATCGCTTTACAACGAAAACTAAAACAGACCCTAAG AAAAAAGTAGAGCCGTGGAAACTTTATACTATGGTATCGGGACTTTTGGCAGTGGACTTGGTGATACTACTCACCTGGCAAATGCAGGATCCTCTTCAAAGACGACTGGAAACATTTCCACTGGAAGATCCGATTTCATCTAATGATGACGTTAAAATACGACCGGAGCTGGAACACTGCGAGAGTCATAATAATTCAGTCTGGTTAG ggGTTATATATGGATTCAAAGGATTAATACTGGTGTTTGGACTATTCTTGGCATATGAAACACGTTCCATTAAAGTGAAGCAGATAAACGATTCTCGCTACGTAGGAATGAGCATTTACAACGTTGTAGTGCTATGTCTAATAACTGCCCCTGTTGCCATGGTGATAGCTTCGCAACAAGATGCTTCCTTTGCGTTTGTTGCATTAGCTGTCatattttgctgttttctcAGCATGTTACTCATATTCGTTCCGAAG GTGATAGAAGTATTGCGACATCCAAAGGATAAGGTCGAATCCAAATTCAGCAATGATACTGGAATTTCAAAGGAAGATGAGGAACGAtaccaaaaattaatttccgaAAATGATGATTTACAGAAATTGATAGCTCAA